Within the Corvus hawaiiensis isolate bCorHaw1 chromosome 8, bCorHaw1.pri.cur, whole genome shotgun sequence genome, the region ctgctgctgctggtgttggATTCTGCCAGATCTCACCACAAACTTGGTGTGAAGTTTAAAGAACTTGGAACACCTAAGTGAGGGAGATGTGTAACCCACCCTGCCTGCTCAGGCTATCATCAGGGTGGAGGAGAAACCCTTTTTTCTGGCAGGTGAGACAGGCTTGGGCAAGGAGCCACTTGCCCACAATGGAGAGGTGAGCAAGCCTGGCAGAGACTGGCTCCCAGAGAAGTGAGGAACATCCTTCTCTACCTGGGTAGATGCTTGGATGGTTgagtaaatattttaagataacAGGTTTCACGGGACTCACCTGTAGGCATCACAGACCAGAACCTAACTGACCCTTTTGTACTTGGCATTGGTTCCCTGCCTTTTCTCTCCACggtatttcttttcccttcctctctcctaTCCAGAGATAATTCAGGTTTTTTCTATGCTAAAGATTGTTGCATTCTGACCCAGAATGTCTCAGAACAGCTGTCTGCTCTTGCAGCCTTATGAAGGCATCTCCTTTCAGGCTGTTTTAAGGGCACATAAGTATGGAGAGAGGTTTATTGTAGAGTGGGATGGCACACTGAAAACTCTTGGGCTTTCTATCAGGGCTTCTCTTCTGGTGAAGTGACAGCATTCCTTATCCCAGGGCTTATTTCTCCTtgcacagaattatagaatggttttgATGGAAGGAatattaaagatcatctagttccactccccactgccatgggcagggatgccatccagtagaccaggttgctccaagccctgtccaacttgGCCCTGCATGAttgcagggatgggacagccacaacttctctgggcaacctgtgcctgggcctctccagctttcttggagcccctttaggcactagAATGGGCTCTTAACATATTGTCTCCGtagagccttcccttctccaggctgaacacccccaggtCTCTCAGATTGTCTCACAGCAGAGGTTCTCCCGCTCTTGGGGCATTTTCGTGGCCCCAAGGGGCATTTGGATGCATGATAATGTAACAAGTGCTGAGGACTGGTCACAGTGGCTCGCTCTGGAACTTCCACCCCTCAGCTGCCCATTAAACGGACAGACCGTGCTCTGTTGTGCCCAGCTCAGCGCTCACCAGGTAATGAAGGACTTCCCGAGGCGGCTCCTTCCATCCCGGCGAGCATTCCTGGTCCCTGCCCGTGGCCGACTCCCtccccggggccgcgccgctGCGCCCGCCCGTGCGCTCCGTCGGGCGGCTCCGGGGACGCGCTCCAGCCGCCTCTTGCCGGGGCTCGCCTTTCCTCTCCAGtttgttttttatatatatatttctttttgcGCCTCTTCTTCTCTCACTCTTgtaggaaaaggaggaagggggggaggaagggagaaataTTGTTTGAATTCACAAAGGGGGGCATCTGGTGCACCTTGCGCCTGGCATCTGTGCTCCTTGTGTCCCGAGCAGCGCGCTCGCACCGGGgcgaggggcaggaggggccgGCGTGCATCTGTTGGGCGCCACAATAAAGTCACAAAACAGCGgcgcgggcccggccccgccgcgctgccCTCTCAAAGGGGGACGCGGGGCTGCGGCTCCCAGGTATTATGCGCCGGGTAGGTAGGgccggggcagcagctgctccgcCGACCCGCCCGACATATGGCACCGCAAATCACGGTACCTCCTGAGCAGCCCggccggggggagcggggggaggACGGGGAGGCCGCCGGGGCAGGTGCCTCCGCCGTGCGCCCGCCGCTGCCACCGCCTCATCACCGGCCCCGCCGGCGCGCACCGGTGGCCCCGGGCTGGGTGGAGGGCACGGAGCGGCCGGCTGCCCCGGACCCTGAGATCACCCCCAGGACGGAGAGCGGGCCCAGCCTTATCTGCCCTCCCCTCTCCCGAGCAAACAGCCCCCGGCGGGCAGGCGGACTGCGGCCGAGCCCCGGCTCGCCAAACGTTCCCGACGCCTGGCAGGCGAGGGATGCGCCGGGGCCGCTCTGGTTACCAtatgttttcaataaaataagACAAATAGGGCCGGGAGATAGGGATTGCAGTAAACCTGTTATAAAGCAGCATAAACCAGGCCAATGTAAACGGCAGCAGGGCCCCTCCAGGAAGGGCCGTTGGGTGCCAGCTCCGCACCGGGCGGCCCGGCCAGGTGTGAGCAGGAGCCCGCAGCAGTGCCCCCGCAGGTTTTTATCACGTTCGTGGTAATATGGTGCTTGTTATGCTAACTATGAGTAAACATCCCCGGCCGGGCTTTGTGGCGACGGGAGAGAGTTATCGGAAAGTGGCAGTGGGAAGGTGATTTAACAATAAAGTTGTCTTGTTTGCCAGCAGGTGATGTCTGCCCCTAGCCCCATGATTAATGCTTCCCAAAGCACTCCACTTTACAATCTCttgtaattatttattaaacgaaatctatttattattattttagcaAACAGCGGTACCAGGTGgggctttcttttcctcttcagctTTTGTTTGAAGGACGTTTGAAGTGGGCAGTCTGAGGCTTGGAAACTCGCTCGCCAGATTTTTTTGTCATCCAATTGCAGaggcacaaaaaaaaccccccaaccccGCCGGGCCCTTCCTATTCATCCTCCGCTGCCCTCCAAGCCGCCCCTCGAGAAGGGGCGCCCGAGCCGCCGCGATGGACGGCCCCCCTCGGCACCCTCCCCCGCCCTCCCCACGGGGCTGTCCGCCCGCCGTACCGCGCTCCTGGAGAGGCAGAGCGCACAGCCCCACACCGCCGCGCATCGCGCCGGCCAAGGCCACCCCGCGGGGCCAGGGACCAGGCCGGGCAGGGGGAGCTGCCCCCCGCCTCGCCGCGGCCCAACGGGGCCGCTCCGGCTGCTCCCGGCACAGGCATCCCGGACCGGGATCCGCCGCGCCGCTTTGGTGAAGGAGAGGGGGGACTCCCGCCCCGCAGGGGCTGCGCCGTCCCGGAGGCCCTGCCCGCACCCCCGGGGGCATCGTGTCGTGCAGGGGGACCCCGGCCCCATTGCCCTCGATCCCTCGTCCTCCGCCGGGGAAAGGTGCCCCGGGCCCgggccgctccccgccgcccgccgaAGCCAGCGCGCAAAAGTCCCCGGCACGTTTTGCGCACTGAGTTCCGGCAGCAGCGCGGCTGTCCCCGGGCCCAGAGCCGGGCCGACGGGGCTGGGGTGGCCTCGGCCCTTGGGAGGGCCCTTCCCCCGCGGGATCCAGCCCCTATTTCCCTTGTGGGAGCAAAGTCACGACGCGGGTGAGGGCTGGAGAATGGCGTCCCGTCCCCTCCGGTGCTGGCGCTCGCCGCCCGCAGCGCAGCGCCCACAGCTCCGCCGGTCGATGCGCGAGGATGTTCCCGGCGctgcaggggagaggagaagggtgACGAGAAGCGGCGGGGTTCCCCTCCGGCATCGGAGGGGATGTCCCGAGAGTGCCCTGCGGCGCCAGAGCAGCGGGAAGTGGTTGTAGCTGTGCCGAGGGGAACGGAGCTGGAATGGTGCCATCTGGACCTTCACGTCTGGCACCGGGGGAGACACCGCCTGGTGCGGCGGTGCGTGCCCGGCTATTCCGGGGCCCGGCGCTTCCCTGCGCTACGCAGCCGAGTGCTGGGGAGCCTCCTGTCATCGCTGGGGCTCTGTACCCCGCTCCGACCCCCACTGCACCCCAACAGAGCCCCGGAAAGTGCGGCCGCCCCGGCCGTGGTGCAGCCCCCCCCGCCCGGGGTCGGCGGCTCGGCCCCGGGGTCCcgtccagggaagggctggcgggcggggccgggccgggggagaggggcgggcgggggcggggggtcCCGGCGCGGCACGACGGTGCGTGGAAGCCAGCGGGGTCTCGcgtggcggggccggggcagagGGCGGTGCCGGGCCCGGCACGCTCCCGTCGGGCTGATAAGATAAAAGCGTGCCAAGGGGTGGGTGCGTGCGGGGGGGCGCACACGCCACCCGGCCGGGAAATCCCCATTGTCTGCCGGCCCTATATATAGGGGCTTAACGGCAGTCGTGTGCCGGCGGCACAACTTCTGCCCGCACTCGAGAGACTGCGGGGAGGGGGGAGCTGCGCGGGGCGCGCAGCCAGAGCCGCTCTTCTGCCCTGCAGCCTCGGCTGGGCTCAGCAGACACAGCCACGGGGGAGAGGGCTCTCCCGGGCCGGCCAACGCGGATTTGGCTTCTCAGGATGGCCCCGCAGAGCGACCGCTCGCCGGACGAAGGGCAGCCGTATTTCGGTGGCGCCGAGGACCCCTCCTCGGCGGCCGGTGGGGGCTCCGCGGGCAGCCGGGGCGCTTCACCGGCTCGCACCGCCCTGGCCCCGCGGGAGACGGCGGCCCGCAGGAAGGGGAAgacgcggcggggccgcggcaaGGCGCGCAACGAGGGCTTGCTCAGCAAGCAGAAGAGGAGCCGGCGCATGAAGGCAAACGACCGGGAGAGAAACCGCATGCATCACCTCAACTCCGCCCTGGACGCGCTCCGCAGCGTCCTGCCCACCTTTCCCGACGACGCCAAGCTCACCAAGATCGAGACGCTCCGCTTCGCCCACAACTACATTTGGGCGCTTACACAGAGCCTCCGCCTGGCCGAGCAGAACCTGCCCGagccccccgcgccgccgccacccCCTGCCACCGCCTCCCCGGGGCCCTGGGACTCGCCCTGCCctgcggccccgccgcccgccgctctgcgccgcggccccgccgccttCCCCGCCTTCCTCTGAGCCCGCCGCCCGGCCAATGTCCCCCCGCTTGCGGCCTTCAAAGAGccggcggggcggagcggggacTCCCGGCACTGCGCCCCGGGGGGCGGTGGGAGCCCCGCTCCCCCAcgccccgtcccgtcccgcTCGGCTGGAAAGCGCAGCGGGAGCGGGCGGACAAAAACAAATCACGGTTTTGTACTCGTTAACggtaaattatattaatttgtCGCTATCGGTATTTATTGATTATATTTTGTaacaaatatgtattttgtatATAAGAGTATTTTTAGCAGCGGTGGTCCAGCTGTCTGTACCCGCAGCTGTATTTTGggttttctgaagaagaagaggaaaataaagcgTGTCGCGGCCAGACCTGTGCAACGCCGTGTTTTTATCAACGAGCGCTCTCCGGGAGTTTCAAAATCGCGCGCACCAATGCCGGGGAGggcagcgcccgccccgcggGGGCTTCCTCGGGATCCCGGGCGGTGTGCCCGGTGCGGGGTCGCTCCCTTGCGGGAGACGAGCGGCGCAGCGGGGTCCCGCGCCTGTGCGCACGCCGGCGTGTGCCCATCGCAGCCCACGTTCGGATTTAAAACCGGCCTCTCTCTGCAGGTGCCTTTTCCCGCAGAGCTGCGGCCGATCCCGTTCCACCGTCTCCAGGTGAGGTGTGCCCGGCTGCGGGGCTGTTTTGAAGACGTCACTGGGGCACAGCGCTTCAGCATCTGGAGCGGTGCGGGTGCCCGGGGCAGCGTCGCCTCAGGCCGACCCCATCGTCCCCAGGGGTGAATTTAGCCGGGGCAGGCGCGGGACCGGGAGTATCAGTCGGAACCTGAAGCCGTGAGCGGGGGCTGGAGCGGGGAGGCGGGGGGAGAGTCAGGCCAGCTAAAAGTGCAGGAGATGGGAAGGGCGTTACCTCCCCCGACACGGTGAGAAGAGAACCCGCATGAATTCCGTAAGCCCTTCCCGGCCCTCTCCTGCCGGGACTCAATTTGTAGCTGGTAGATTTACGGCCGGGCCGCCTCCCCGCTCCGCGCTgccccggcggggcggccgccgcTAGACAAAGCGGCCCGCGAGGCCAAAAGCCCATTGTGATGCTAATTGTTCTCAGCTGAGCCCGTTTGCCCGCGTCAAAGAGACGCTATTGAGGCAATTTGTAGAACAAAAGAAATTTGGTTACTGGAAACAAAGATGCACAAAcacactcccccccccccccccccaacaacCTCCCCCTCCCGCACCGCAACAAAAGAGGCGAGAGTGGAACCTGACCGGGTACGGCATCCCGGCGGTCTTGTCTCGCCGCTTTGCCACCCCCCCTCCCGATGGGGGGGGCAACCGCGGggagctccttcctccccccctTGCCCTTCCTGCGCGCTGCTCCCGCTCCCTAAGGGCCACGGGGCGCGCTGGCGTGGGGCAGACCCAGCGGCGTAGGGAGGgctgggtggtggtggtgggtgcGCGGAGCAGCCCCGGCGCCCCGTCCCGCACCGGCGCCGCGGGCTCTGGCCATGGTGCTGAAGGCGGGCCGGGGGCACGGCGCGGTTGTCCGCTCGACGGGGCTCAGCCTTTGGGGTCTGCCCGAGCCGACACGGGGTGATACAGAGCCGCTCCCCGTGCGTCTCTCCCgagagctgctggggtgctGTCAGGTGGGCTGTTTGGGGACATCACCCAGTCCTGCGGTGAAGGGAGAGGCCGGCATGGCCCTGGTGTTAACCAGACAGACATTTTGCAGATCAGAAAACACATGGGGCTTGGTGGATTTTGGAGAAGCAGTGACCTCTACTTG harbors:
- the NEUROG3 gene encoding neurogenin-3, whose amino-acid sequence is MAPQSDRSPDEGQPYFGGAEDPSSAAGGGSAGSRGASPARTALAPRETAARRKGKTRRGRGKARNEGLLSKQKRSRRMKANDRERNRMHHLNSALDALRSVLPTFPDDAKLTKIETLRFAHNYIWALTQSLRLAEQNLPEPPAPPPPPATASPGPWDSPCPAAPPPAALRRGPAAFPAFL